The segment GTTGGTGTTTCGACAGCGGTGGGGGTTTCCATTTCTTTCACTTCAGGTTCCATACTAAATTCCTTGGAAACAATAACCTAAATTCGTCTCGCTGGGCTAGACCTCCCAGTAATACGGACAGTAGCAGAATTCAAAATTGATTTTCGCTATCTCTCAAACATAGCGAAAGTTCAGACAGGAACTTGTCACTAGCAGGATAGATCATGACTTAAGAATTTGAATTCTGTAAACCCTACTTTTGATGAATTTTGAATCTGAACTAGAAGGTTCGAGTCCGGTCAAGTTTCACAATATAGTTAATTTGTTCTAGTCAGCTTCAGTTGACATTATCATATGTCGCGATCGTAATTTCAGCGCGTATTCTCACTTATTTTTTCCGAGCTTTTAGTTCTTAAAACTACAGTATGTCCCCATCTGTAATCGGTTTGGGGAAATTAGGGGATGCGCAAAACTCAAGCATGGCTTGCCAAATTTCAGGTTCTTGATCCGTCAACCCGTGATCGCTCTCCAGTTCAATGAATTTCACCCACGATCGCGTTTCTGCAAAGGTTCGACTCTGCGCGATCGGAATAATTTCATCCCGAATGCCATGCACAATTAAGGTCGGGATCGGTTTCTGAAGTTGCGCTTCGTCGTATTGCTCTAAATCTTCGACAATTCCGTAATTCAAGAAGCGCGATCGCTGGTCGCCATAGTGATAAATCGACAGTGGATTTCCCGATCTCCATTTTTCTAATTCTTTTGGATCAAATCGGGGGAGCCAATGTTCGAGGTAATTGAATGCTGGGGCAAGCAGAATAATGCGATCGACGAAATCACAGCCTTCAGCAATCCAAGCGGCTGTTAATCCGCCAAAGCTCGAACCAATTAGGGTGACAGGTTCATCGATCAAGGCTCGAACTTGTCGGATTTGGCGAGTCAGCGTGAGA is part of the Leptolyngbya boryana PCC 6306 genome and harbors:
- a CDS encoding YqiA/YcfP family alpha/beta fold hydrolase, which encodes MKYFYLHGFASSPRSIKAERLRDRFQSLRLSLEIPDLNQGDFQNLTLTRQIRQVRALIDEPVTLIGSSFGGLTAAWIAEGCDFVDRIILLAPAFNYLEHWLPRFDPKELEKWRSGNPLSIYHYGDQRSRFLNYGIVEDLEQYDEAQLQKPIPTLIVHGIRDEIIPIAQSRTFAETRSWVKFIELESDHGLTDQEPEIWQAMLEFCASPNFPKPITDGDIL